Proteins co-encoded in one Synechococcus elongatus PCC 6301 genomic window:
- the rpsN gene encoding 30S ribosomal protein S14 yields MAKKAMVERDRKRKKLVEKYAAKREALKEQFAAATSQSERLELHRKLQQLPRNSAPNRVRNRCWVTGRPRGYYRDFGLCRNVLREMAHQGLLPGVVKSSW; encoded by the coding sequence ATGGCGAAAAAAGCGATGGTCGAGCGCGACCGCAAGCGCAAAAAACTAGTTGAAAAGTACGCTGCCAAGCGTGAAGCGCTCAAAGAGCAGTTTGCGGCCGCAACCAGCCAATCGGAACGGCTGGAGCTGCATCGCAAGCTTCAACAACTGCCCCGCAACAGTGCTCCTAACCGTGTGCGCAACCGTTGCTGGGTGACCGGTCGCCCCCGGGGCTACTACCGTGACTTTGGTCTCTGCCGTAACGTGCTGCGGGAGATGGCGCACCAAGGTCTGCTGCCGGGCGTGGTTAAGTCGAGCTGGTAA
- a CDS encoding ABC transporter permease: MTERRSPLPRSWTSWGVGLLLLLYLGALGADCLAPYNPYSSQADAALLPPSQIFWRNRQGQWLGPHVYPVRQGPIDLETGQREVITDWNAPSPLRIWVVGDPYRVLSWKGDRHLLGTTGPGKLHLLGTDDQGRDQFSRLLYGSRISLSVGLVGVILTFPLGILVGGIAGYWGGWVDALIMRLVEVLMTIPSLYLLVALAAVLPPGLSSAERFLLIVAITSLINWAGLARVIRGQVLSLREREYVQASQVMGASRLYLLIRHILPQTLTYVIIAATLAVPSFIVAESVLSLVGLGIQQPDPSWGNMLSLATNASMLLLNPWLIWPPALLIVVAVLAFNVVGDGLRDRLDPRR, encoded by the coding sequence ATGACTGAGCGGCGATCGCCATTGCCTCGATCGTGGACGAGTTGGGGCGTGGGTCTCTTGCTGCTGCTCTATCTCGGGGCCTTGGGCGCAGACTGCTTAGCCCCTTACAACCCCTACAGTTCGCAAGCCGACGCAGCCCTATTGCCACCCAGCCAAATCTTCTGGCGCAATCGCCAAGGCCAATGGCTTGGCCCCCATGTCTACCCAGTGCGCCAGGGCCCCATCGATCTGGAGACTGGTCAGCGGGAAGTGATCACTGACTGGAATGCCCCATCGCCTCTCCGCATCTGGGTGGTTGGCGATCCGTACCGAGTGCTGAGTTGGAAGGGCGATCGCCATCTCCTCGGCACCACAGGACCCGGCAAACTGCATCTGCTGGGAACCGACGATCAGGGGCGCGATCAGTTCAGTCGCTTGCTCTACGGCAGCCGCATTAGTTTGAGTGTGGGCCTAGTCGGTGTGATTCTGACCTTCCCGCTCGGCATCTTGGTGGGCGGCATCGCCGGCTACTGGGGCGGCTGGGTCGACGCACTGATCATGAGGCTGGTAGAAGTGCTGATGACCATCCCCAGCTTGTATTTACTGGTCGCGCTGGCCGCTGTCCTACCACCGGGGTTGAGTAGCGCCGAGCGGTTTTTGCTGATTGTAGCGATTACCTCGCTGATCAATTGGGCAGGATTGGCACGGGTCATTCGGGGGCAGGTGCTGTCACTGCGGGAACGGGAGTATGTCCAAGCCTCGCAGGTGATGGGGGCTAGTCGACTCTACCTGCTCATCCGCCACATCCTGCCCCAGACCCTGACCTACGTGATCATTGCCGCGACGCTGGCGGTGCCGAGCTTCATTGTTGCGGAATCGGTCTTGAGCCTCGTGGGCTTGGGCATCCAACAACCAGATCCCTCCTGGGGCAACATGCTGTCCTTGGCGACCAATGCCTCGATGTTGTTGTTGAATCCTTGGCTGATTTGGCCACCTGCTCTGCTGATTGTTGTTGCAGTACTGGCCTTCAACGTGGTGGGTGACGGGTTGCGCGATCGCCTCGACCCACGGCGTTGA
- the rseP gene encoding RIP metalloprotease RseP, with product MSVLAAIAVLALLIVVHEAGHFLAARWQGIYANRFSIGFGPVLLRYQGKETEYALRAFPLGGYVGFPDDDPDSTIDPRDPNLLRNRPVLDRAIVISAGVIANLIFAFVILVTQVSIVGIPQSLQPQPGIIVPHVMGEKTPAAIAGLQAGDIITAQAGQTLGSGEQTVKSFIQTIKTSAGQTIPITVQRNGSNLQLSLTPETGADGQGRIGVQLAPNGQINYRRPKGPGEVLRLASQQFEEIFRRTVQGFGQLVTNFQETAGQVSGPVKIVEWGANIAASDSGNLFFFAALISVNLAVINILPLPALDGGQLFFLAIEALQGRPLPRKLQEGVMQTGLMLLLGLGIVLIVRDTTQLAWVQQFLQQ from the coding sequence ATGTCAGTTCTGGCTGCGATCGCTGTCTTAGCGTTGCTGATTGTGGTGCATGAAGCCGGTCACTTTTTGGCAGCACGCTGGCAAGGGATTTACGCCAACCGCTTTTCGATTGGCTTTGGGCCTGTGCTACTGCGCTACCAAGGGAAAGAAACAGAGTATGCGCTGCGGGCCTTTCCCTTAGGCGGCTACGTCGGCTTCCCTGACGATGACCCCGACAGCACCATCGATCCCCGCGATCCCAATCTGCTGCGCAACCGCCCTGTCCTCGATCGCGCCATTGTGATCAGCGCTGGCGTGATTGCCAACCTCATCTTTGCCTTCGTGATTTTGGTCACCCAAGTTTCGATCGTTGGGATCCCCCAATCGCTGCAGCCCCAGCCGGGCATCATCGTGCCCCATGTCATGGGGGAGAAAACCCCTGCGGCGATCGCGGGCTTGCAAGCGGGTGACATCATCACGGCCCAGGCCGGTCAAACCCTGGGTAGTGGCGAGCAAACGGTGAAGTCGTTTATTCAAACGATCAAAACTAGCGCCGGCCAGACGATTCCAATCACCGTGCAGCGGAATGGCAGCAACCTGCAACTTTCCCTGACGCCGGAGACAGGGGCCGATGGCCAAGGCCGGATTGGCGTGCAACTCGCACCCAATGGCCAAATCAACTACCGACGACCGAAAGGCCCAGGTGAAGTGCTGCGGTTGGCCTCCCAGCAGTTTGAGGAGATCTTTCGACGCACCGTGCAAGGCTTTGGTCAGCTGGTGACCAACTTCCAAGAGACGGCAGGCCAAGTTTCAGGCCCTGTCAAAATCGTCGAATGGGGTGCCAATATCGCAGCGAGTGACTCGGGCAACCTCTTCTTCTTTGCTGCTTTGATCAGCGTTAACCTCGCTGTGATCAACATCCTGCCGCTGCCAGCCCTCGACGGCGGTCAACTCTTCTTCCTGGCGATCGAAGCCCTCCAGGGTCGGCCTCTACCTCGCAAATTGCAGGAAGGCGTAATGCAGACGGGCCTGATGCTGCTCTTGGGTTTGGGTATTGTGCTGATTGTGCGCGACACCACCCAACTGGCTTGGGTTCAGCAATTTCTCCAACAGTGA
- the nth gene encoding endonuclease III, with protein MTTPRLSKKQRALAVLAELKQLYPEAPCSLDYETPLQLLVATILSAQCTDARVNLVTPALFARFPDAPAFAAADVGEIEELIRSTGFYRNKAKNIHAASRRIVEVYGGEVPQSMPELLTLAGVARKTANVVLAHAFGINAGVTVDTHVKRLANRLGFTTHTDPIKIEQDLMKLLPQPDWENWSIRLVYHGRAVCDARKPACDRCSLADHCSTFRRTARKASGIMENAV; from the coding sequence GTGACGACACCTCGCTTGTCTAAAAAGCAGCGGGCACTGGCAGTTTTGGCTGAGCTCAAGCAGCTCTATCCCGAAGCACCCTGCTCGCTGGACTATGAAACGCCCCTACAACTGCTGGTGGCGACGATTTTGTCAGCGCAATGCACCGATGCCAGGGTCAACTTGGTGACGCCGGCGCTGTTTGCGCGCTTTCCTGATGCTCCTGCTTTTGCAGCGGCGGATGTGGGTGAGATTGAAGAGCTGATCCGCTCCACGGGGTTTTATCGCAACAAGGCGAAGAACATTCATGCCGCTAGTCGCCGCATTGTCGAGGTCTACGGGGGCGAAGTCCCGCAATCGATGCCAGAGTTGCTGACTCTGGCGGGGGTTGCCCGCAAGACCGCCAACGTTGTCCTAGCCCATGCCTTCGGGATTAATGCTGGTGTCACGGTGGATACCCACGTCAAACGGCTGGCGAATCGCCTCGGCTTCACCACTCACACAGATCCCATCAAGATTGAGCAGGATCTCATGAAACTGCTGCCCCAGCCCGACTGGGAAAACTGGTCAATTCGGTTGGTCTACCATGGCCGCGCCGTTTGCGATGCCCGTAAACCTGCTTGCGATCGCTGCAGTTTGGCTGACCATTGCAGCACCTTTCGCCGGACAGCCCGAAAGGCCTCTGGTATTATGGAGAATGCTGTCTAA